In a genomic window of Wyeomyia smithii strain HCP4-BCI-WySm-NY-G18 chromosome 1, ASM2978416v1, whole genome shotgun sequence:
- the LOC129723760 gene encoding uncharacterized protein LOC129723760 gives MSETAAVKGSHRASTSNRMSSCRQQALYYVFVYIFCLQIITTNTRTSTLWKLNSEQGKIVSVPTVTGRDDSFGGYAVEDLTERGQVPFADDDNEESTFAIITAAAANYRHNTWNRGEGTTEELLRRLEENPTLSPLASSYSKSNKNASNGNTFRASPESTSRSQEEAKVSAEADLLTCGKPVNFTHYDDLVGVAQRYEHNPSPEPEVAYLFLKRKAGQSLEHFNIDALERRLRRAKKEQPHTIHLWNQIGNFWRIKGNAGHAIECFRRALSVAPTNADTLLNLARVLFNLQYLDDAISLTKRSLEVHPPERSAWRQYFTLGEIFKAYGQLSDSILHLKQALALHPHYEPIRRLIAEAEKIEFASNTTRMQFYTGLIIVVLSLVVLMMVTFTLKTRNSSHGHNNNSAISITSLIGVGGGSTAGGDSYGEDTIGNDTNNNTNNINGSNNNNNNNGGGGGTGRLMGPLINGLSLAGFRPAKHFNRAQAMRSLRSVAFRSFRPFRYRK, from the exons ATGAGCGAAACCGCAGCTGTGAAAGGCTCCCACCGAGCGAGCACTTCGAATCGGATGTCGTCCTGTCGGCAGCAAGCTCTCTACTATGTATTTGTTTACATATTCTGTCTGCAGATTATCACGACCAACACGCGTACCTCCACCCTGTGGAAGCTCAACTCGGAACAAGGGAAAATCGTGAGCGTACCCACCGTCACGGGACGG GATGATTCCTTCGGGGGCTACGCGGTGGAAGATTTGACCGAACGGGGTCAGGTGCCGTTCGCGGATGATGACAACGAGGAATCAACCTTTGCAATTATTACCGCTGCAGCAGCGAACTATCGGCACAACACCTGGAACAGGGGCGAGGGTACAACAGAAGAACTGTTGCGACGGCTGGAGGAAAA TCCTACGTTGAGCCCTCTTGCATCATCGTACAGCAAGTCGAATAAAAATGCCAGCAACGGCAACACGTTTCGGGCGTCCCCCGAGAGTACATCAAGGTCTCAGGAGGAGGCGAAAGTTTCTGCGGAAGCAGATTTGCTAACCTGTGGCAAGCCGGTGAACTTTACCCACTACGATGATCTAGTCGGTGTGGCCCAACGCTACGAGCACAACCCGTCGCCCGAGCCGGAAGTGGCATATTTGTTTCTGAAGCGCAAGGCAGGTCAGTCGTTGGAACATTTTAACATTGATGCCCTCGAGCGTCGACTCCGGCGCGCTAAGAAGGAACAACCCCACACGATCCATCTGTGGAATCAAATCGGCAACTTTTGGCGCATCAAGGGAAACGCTGGCCATGCGATCGAGTGCTTCCGACGGGCGCTATCCGTGGCGCCCACCAACGCGGATACCTTGCTGAACCTGGCCCGGGTTTTGTTTAATTTGCAGTATCTGGACGATGCCATTAGCCTCACAAAACG ATCACTGGAGGTTCATCCACCGGAGCGCAGCGCCTGGCGACAGTACTTTACGTTGGGGGAAATTTTCAAAGCGTACGGTCAGCTGTCAGATTCGATTCTGCATCTGAAGCAGGCACTGGCGCTGCATCCACATTACGAGCCCATTCGGCGACTAATTGCCGAAGCGGAGAAAATTGAGTTTGCCTCCAACACAACGCGGATGCAATTCTACACCGGGCTGATCATTGTGGTGCTG TCTCTGGTTGTTCTGATGATGGTCACCTTCACGCTCAAGACCAGAAACTCTAGTCACGGCCATAACAACAATTCGGCCATTAGCATTACGAGTCTTATTGGAGTAGGAGGAGGATCCACGGCTGGGGGCGACAGCTACGGCGAGGACACCATCGGTAACGATACCAACAATAATACCAATAACATAAATGGtagcaataataacaacaacaacaacggtgGTGGTGGCGGCACTGGGCGCCTGATGGGACCGCTTATAAATGGGCTTTCGCTGGCAGGTTTTCGGCCGGCTAAGCACTTTAATCGGGCTCAGGCAATGCGTTCCCTGCGAAGCGTTGCTTTTCGCTCGTTCCGACCGTTCCGGTATCGCAAGTAG